In a single window of the Bacteroidota bacterium genome:
- a CDS encoding ABC transporter permease, with product MWHRLRRNNSAIFGMVVIGISIIIALLGYSITPDSTPYGNLQFPELNIKKPGFKMRFLKVRKNDNTANVGFFSKMQNGEPNIWQMIPLYDYYFEGNDIVVEEYTGAEHNNGAEIRFNVADVIYAMDLNQPFHSYPNRGIMEFYKVGDSSLISLPIEELRHEVEANYIVERKYWLGTDRLGRDMLSRLMLGTRVSLTVGLVSVLISLFIGVAIGATGGFFRGWVDNIIMWLINVVWSIPTLLLVIAITLVLGKGLVQVFIAVGLTMWVDVARVVRGQTLGIREQEFIEAGRALGFTNVRLIFRHVLPNILGPVIVICADNFANAILIEAGLSFLGLGAQPPTPSWGAMISEHRPYITTDAAYLAIIPGLAIMLMVLAFVILGNGLRDAIDVKAAQKEQVLGY from the coding sequence ATGTGGCATCGCCTGCGCAGAAATAATTCTGCCATATTCGGAATGGTCGTCATAGGAATTTCTATCATCATTGCATTGCTCGGCTACTCCATCACTCCTGATTCCACACCCTACGGAAATTTACAATTCCCCGAACTGAACATCAAAAAGCCGGGATTTAAGATGCGGTTTCTGAAGGTGAGAAAAAATGATAATACTGCCAACGTGGGTTTTTTTTCCAAGATGCAAAACGGAGAGCCCAACATCTGGCAGATGATTCCGCTCTACGATTATTATTTTGAAGGAAACGATATTGTGGTGGAGGAATATACGGGCGCTGAACATAACAACGGAGCCGAGATTCGGTTTAATGTGGCGGATGTGATTTATGCCATGGACCTGAACCAGCCGTTTCACAGTTATCCCAATCGCGGCATCATGGAATTTTATAAAGTCGGTGACTCTTCTCTCATCAGTCTTCCCATTGAAGAATTGAGGCATGAAGTGGAAGCAAATTACATAGTGGAAAGAAAATACTGGCTCGGCACCGACAGATTAGGAAGAGACATGCTCAGCCGTTTGATGCTTGGCACAAGAGTATCGCTTACGGTCGGATTAGTTTCAGTTTTGATTTCTCTTTTTATTGGAGTGGCTATTGGAGCCACAGGCGGATTTTTCCGCGGATGGGTGGATAACATTATCATGTGGCTCATCAACGTGGTGTGGTCCATTCCGACTTTACTTTTAGTTATCGCCATCACGCTGGTGCTCGGAAAAGGATTGGTGCAGGTATTCATTGCGGTGGGCTTAACCATGTGGGTGGATGTGGCGCGCGTGGTGCGGGGGCAAACACTTGGTATCCGCGAACAGGAATTCATTGAAGCGGGCAGAGCGCTTGGCTTCACGAATGTCCGCCTGATCTTCCGCCATGTGCTTCCGAACATTCTCGGACCGGTCATCGTAATTTGCGCTGATAATTTTGCCAACGCCATTCTGATTGAAGCAGGATTAAGTTTTCTCGGATTGGGTGCGCAGCCGCCCACTCCCAGCTGGGGAGCAATGATCAGCGAACACCGACCCTATATTACAACTGATGCCGCCTATCTCGCCATCATTCCCGGGCTTGCCATCATGCTCATGGTGCTTGCCTTTGTGATTCTCGGCAATGGTTTGCGCGATGCCATTGATGTGAAAGCCGCACAGAAAGAACAGGTGCTGGGGTATTAA
- a CDS encoding HIT family protein: MPTIFSKIVAGEIPCYKIAESDSCLAFLDVFPLAKGHTLVIPKKETDYVFDIGDEEFTGLQLFSKKVAGAIEKAIPCKRIGVAVIGLEVPHAHIHLIPINHVSDINFSRPKLSIPKEEMEEIAKKIREQL, translated from the coding sequence ATGCCGACCATTTTTTCTAAGATTGTCGCTGGAGAAATTCCCTGTTATAAAATTGCCGAATCGGATAGCTGTCTTGCTTTTCTGGATGTGTTTCCTCTTGCAAAAGGACACACGCTTGTGATTCCTAAAAAAGAAACCGATTATGTTTTTGACATTGGCGATGAAGAGTTTACAGGATTGCAATTATTCTCCAAGAAAGTTGCCGGGGCAATTGAGAAAGCAATTCCCTGCAAACGAATTGGCGTGGCAGTGATTGGGCTGGAAGTCCCGCACGCGCACATTCATTTGATTCCGATCAACCATGTGAGTGACATTAATTTTTCCCGCCCCAAGCTGAGTATTCCGAAAGAAGAAATGGAAGAGATAGCAAAAAAGATTCGTGAACAGTTATAA
- the ruvC gene encoding crossover junction endodeoxyribonuclease RuvC, translated as MKNDKVILGIDPGTNIMGYGAIHLVGKEIKLLGAGIISMQKLKDQPLKMKRIFEGTVELIEQFKPDELAIEAPFFGKNVQSMLKLGRAQGIAIAAALVREVPIFEYAPKKIKHSITGNGNASKEQVAAMLQKILAPPTCPSGRRESSPSGRTFDFSQLHYLDATDALGAALCHYFQYNMQALQNNSSKVQKKFSGWKSFLAENPERKISAGKKSL; from the coding sequence ATGAAGAACGACAAGGTAATATTAGGCATAGACCCTGGCACCAACATAATGGGCTACGGAGCCATTCATCTGGTAGGGAAAGAAATCAAACTATTGGGTGCAGGAATCATCTCCATGCAAAAGCTGAAAGACCAGCCGCTGAAAATGAAAAGGATTTTTGAAGGAACCGTTGAACTCATAGAACAGTTCAAGCCCGATGAACTCGCTATTGAAGCGCCTTTCTTCGGAAAGAATGTTCAGAGCATGCTGAAGCTCGGGCGGGCGCAGGGAATTGCCATTGCTGCAGCGCTCGTCAGAGAAGTTCCTATTTTTGAATATGCACCGAAAAAAATAAAACACTCCATAACAGGAAACGGAAACGCATCGAAAGAACAAGTGGCGGCAATGCTTCAGAAAATATTAGCCCCTCCTACCTGTCCGTCCGGCAGGCGGGAATCCTCTCCTTCGGGGAGAACCTTTGATTTCTCCCAGCTTCATTATTTAGATGCAACGGATGCGTTGGGTGCTGCCCTGTGTCATTACTTCCAATACAACATGCAGGCACTTCAAAATAATTCATCAAAAGTTCAAAAGAAATTTTCAGGATGGAAATCTTTTCTGGCGGAAAACCCGGAAAGAAAAATCAGCGCAGGGAAAAAATCATTATAA
- a CDS encoding PorV/PorQ family protein — protein sequence MKHTTKNLSPTRFGILTTVLAGIILSGNVFAGNQDRSGQAGAPELLINPWARTSGWAGANIAGVRGLEGQFLNVAGTAFTKKTELLFARTNYLKGSDININAFGFSQKVGASGVLALSIAAMNFGDVEVTTTELPEGGLGTYSINFMNIGLSYAKGFTDHIFGGMCVRVINQQIPDARAGGMALDAGIQYVAGKSNNVHFGISLKNVGPKMQFTGDGLSFRTLIDNGTTTGSSMTVDQRSESFELPSQVNIGGAYDYYVGGDTANKTHRVTLAGAFISNSFTKDEFRLGVEYGFKSFLMLRAGYGFEKGIGTDDDTKDNYRTTAQKGLSAGFTIELPLNKEKGSTFGLDYSYRATSPFDGTHSIGVRMNL from the coding sequence ATGAAGCATACAACAAAAAACTTGTCCCCCACTCGTTTCGGGATTCTGACAACAGTTCTTGCAGGCATCATCCTGTCAGGAAATGTATTTGCAGGAAATCAGGATCGCTCCGGCCAGGCAGGAGCGCCCGAACTGCTCATCAATCCATGGGCAAGAACTTCAGGATGGGCGGGAGCAAACATTGCTGGTGTTCGTGGCTTAGAAGGACAGTTTCTGAACGTTGCAGGAACTGCCTTTACTAAAAAAACAGAATTGCTTTTTGCCCGCACCAACTATCTGAAAGGAAGCGACATTAATATTAATGCTTTTGGCTTTTCTCAAAAAGTCGGAGCCTCAGGCGTATTGGCGCTTAGCATAGCTGCTATGAACTTTGGCGATGTGGAAGTTACTACCACTGAATTGCCTGAGGGTGGCTTAGGAACTTATTCCATCAATTTTATGAATATCGGATTGTCTTATGCAAAAGGATTCACCGACCATATTTTTGGCGGCATGTGTGTAAGAGTCATCAACCAGCAGATTCCGGATGCAAGGGCGGGGGGAATGGCATTGGATGCAGGCATTCAATACGTAGCCGGGAAAAGCAACAATGTTCACTTCGGAATCTCACTTAAAAATGTAGGACCCAAAATGCAATTCACCGGTGATGGGCTTTCTTTCCGCACCTTGATTGATAACGGAACCACAACCGGTTCTTCAATGACCGTTGACCAGCGCTCAGAGTCATTTGAATTGCCCTCTCAGGTAAACATTGGCGGTGCTTACGATTATTATGTAGGCGGAGATACTGCAAATAAAACGCACAGAGTCACTTTAGCAGGGGCGTTCATTTCCAATTCATTCACCAAAGATGAATTCAGACTTGGTGTAGAATACGGTTTCAAATCTTTTCTTATGCTTCGCGCAGGATACGGCTTTGAAAAAGGAATCGGCACCGATGATGATACAAAAGACAACTACCGCACTACAGCGCAAAAAGGGCTCAGTGCCGGTTTCACCATCGAACTGCCTCTTAACAAAGAAAAGGGTTCAACATTCGGGCTGGATTATTCGTATCGCGCCACATCACCGTTTGACGGAACACACAGCATTGGAGTTAGAATGAATTTGTAA
- a CDS encoding glycosyltransferase yields MPNITLSFFIEKITPIIFDYTDFLCLSLPITNVKRIIKFLLMNLFYLLTYIVCLAYAALMISYFIGWNKTLAVKPETLNLKPETRVSVIIPVRNEEKNIQNILHHLSKQDYQKDKYEIIAVDDFSEDKTIELIQAANISNLKLIRLISGGGKKQAINEGIKNASGTLIITTDADCEMGEKWLSAIVAFYEEHKPKMIVAPVLLSQESGVRSQEKKSKLQTPNSQLPTFSEIIQSQEMTVLTASACASLYCNSPVLCSGANLAYEKDAFNDVNGFDNIDKTATGDDVFLMLKIHKQFPNTIKYLKSNDAVVFTHPEKEISSAFSQRKRWASKTFFYGFSHVTGIAILIFMMNFLVLLSGILSVINVKFAYALITALPIKCIVDFMLLQSASSFFGKRTYPVSFFLASVLYPVYVSVIGLISPFTNYSWKGRQS; encoded by the coding sequence ATGCCTAATATTACCTTGTCGTTCTTCATTGAAAAGATTACACCGATTATTTTTGATTACACCGATTTCCTCTGCTTATCTTTGCCGATAACAAATGTAAAGCGGATTATAAAGTTTTTATTGATGAACCTTTTTTATTTACTAACATATATTGTTTGCCTCGCTTATGCTGCGCTGATGATTTCTTATTTTATCGGATGGAATAAAACATTAGCTGTTAAACCTGAAACATTAAACCTGAAACCTGAAACTCGCGTCAGCGTAATTATTCCTGTCAGAAATGAAGAAAAAAACATTCAGAATATTCTGCACCATCTTTCAAAACAGGATTATCAGAAAGATAAATATGAAATTATTGCTGTAGATGATTTTTCGGAAGATAAAACCATCGAACTGATTCAAGCGGCAAACATTTCTAATCTGAAGCTTATCCGGCTGATAAGTGGAGGAGGGAAGAAGCAGGCAATAAATGAAGGAATAAAAAATGCAAGCGGAACGCTGATTATCACCACCGATGCCGATTGCGAAATGGGAGAGAAGTGGCTTTCAGCTATCGTTGCCTTTTATGAAGAGCATAAACCAAAAATGATTGTAGCGCCCGTTCTTTTAAGTCAGGAGTCAGGAGTCAGGAGTCAGGAGAAAAAATCCAAACTACAAACTCCGAACTCTCAACTCCCAACTTTTTCTGAAATCATACAATCGCAGGAAATGACGGTTCTTACTGCTTCCGCCTGTGCATCGCTTTACTGCAATTCACCTGTTCTTTGCAGCGGAGCAAATCTTGCGTATGAAAAAGACGCATTCAATGATGTGAATGGGTTTGATAACATTGACAAAACTGCAACGGGCGATGATGTTTTCCTGATGCTGAAGATTCACAAGCAGTTTCCGAATACAATCAAATACCTGAAGTCAAATGATGCAGTTGTATTTACACATCCTGAAAAAGAAATTTCTTCCGCTTTCAGCCAGCGCAAAAGATGGGCGTCAAAGACATTCTTTTATGGGTTCAGCCATGTAACAGGGATTGCAATACTAATATTTATGATGAATTTTTTAGTTCTTCTGTCAGGAATCCTGTCCGTCATAAATGTTAAATTTGCCTACGCCCTGATTACAGCGCTTCCGATAAAATGTATAGTTGATTTTATGCTGCTACAATCCGCATCCTCCTTTTTCGGAAAGAGAACTTATCCTGTTTCGTTTTTCCTCGCTTCTGTTTTGTATCCGGTATATGTAAGCGTCATCGGACTGATTTCTCCATTTACTAATTATTCCTGGAAGGGCAGACAATCATAA
- the greA gene encoding transcription elongation factor GreA: MMSTSYVTEEGLKKLKEELLQLKTKERPSISKQIAEARDKGDLSENAEYEAAKEAQGMLEMKISKLQEIVRNSKVVDGSKMDNSKVSILSKVKIKNTANGKLMTYHIVPETEANLKEGKISVDSPIAKGLLGKKVKDKAEVYAPAGKLTFEIIEIGK, translated from the coding sequence ATCATGTCAACCAGTTACGTTACGGAAGAAGGACTTAAAAAATTGAAGGAAGAACTTCTTCAGTTAAAGACCAAGGAACGCCCCTCCATTTCAAAGCAGATTGCCGAAGCCCGCGATAAAGGTGATTTATCCGAGAATGCGGAATACGAAGCTGCCAAGGAAGCGCAGGGCATGTTGGAGATGAAGATTTCCAAGCTGCAGGAAATCGTACGCAATTCAAAAGTGGTGGACGGTTCCAAGATGGACAACTCAAAGGTCTCGATCCTTTCAAAAGTTAAAATTAAAAACACAGCCAACGGAAAGCTGATGACCTATCACATTGTTCCTGAAACAGAAGCCAACCTCAAGGAAGGAAAAATTTCTGTTGATTCTCCCATTGCAAAAGGACTGCTCGGGAAAAAAGTAAAAGACAAAGCAGAAGTTTATGCACCAGCAGGCAAACTGACATTTGAAATCATTGAAATAGGAAAATAA